A genome region from Carya illinoinensis cultivar Pawnee chromosome 2, C.illinoinensisPawnee_v1, whole genome shotgun sequence includes the following:
- the LOC122301134 gene encoding uncharacterized protein LOC122301134 isoform X4, whose translation MSAAVCGSKRSFFEELPPSPPVSKRILERALQEHGNDLDAAIKSLDELCLESTEGNSGRLTNDGNVGSLDNLSTSNHLPVGGQEWVDLFVREMMCASSMDDAKARAARLLEILEESISSRAGEATKTLHKENLVLKEQIEGLMRENSILKRAVAIQHERQKEYDDRNLELQHFKQLVTQYQEQLRTLEMSNYALTMHLKHANQSSSIPGRFHPDVF comes from the exons ATGTCTGCTGCCGTGTGTGGGAGCAAGAGATCTTTTTTCGAAGAGCTACCGCCGTCGCCTCCGGTCTCCAAGAGG ATTCTTGAGAGGGCACTGCAAGAACATGGTAATGATTTGGATGCTGCCATCAAGAGCCTGGATGAGCTTTGCCTAGAATCTACGGAGGGAAATTCAG GTAGGTTGACAAATGATGGAAATGTTGGTTCTCTTGACAATCTATCGACTTCAAACCACCTTCCTGTAGGAGGTCAAGAATGGGTTGACTTGTTTGTGAGGGAGATGATGTGTGCTTCCAGTATGGATGATGCCAAAGCCCGTGCTGCAAGATTGTTAGAGATTTTAGAGGAGTCCATCAGTTCACGTGCTGGTGAGGCAACAAAAACTCTTCACAAG GAAAATCTTGTGCTGAAGGAACAAATTGAAGGACTCATGCGGGAGAATTCCATTCTCAAGCGTGCTGTGGCTATCCAACATGAACGTCAGAAAGAGTATGATGATAGGAATCTAGAGTTGCAACATTTTAAGCAATTGGTAACTCAATATCAAGAGCAGTTGAGAACACTTGAG ATGAGCAACTATGCATTGACAATGCATTTGAAGCATGCCAACCAAAGCAGCTCCATTCCTGGGCGATTCCATCCCGATGTCTTCTAG
- the LOC122301134 gene encoding uncharacterized protein LOC122301134 isoform X1 → MSAAVCGSKRSFFEELPPSPPVSKRVRCSSSSSPIRFSAPTLLDQLRSLFPHMELHILERALQEHGNDLDAAIKSLDELCLESTEGNSGCVEESVVNVENGRLTNDGNVGSLDNLSTSNHLPVGGQEWVDLFVREMMCASSMDDAKARAARLLEILEESISSRAGEATKTLHKENLVLKEQIEGLMRENSILKRAVAIQHERQKEYDDRNLELQHFKQLVTQYQEQLRTLEMSNYALTMHLKHANQSSSIPGRFHPDVF, encoded by the exons ATGTCTGCTGCCGTGTGTGGGAGCAAGAGATCTTTTTTCGAAGAGCTACCGCCGTCGCCTCCGGTCTCCAAGAGGGTTCGTTGCTCCTCCTCTTCTTCGCCGATTCGATTTTCTGCGCCAACACTCCTAGATCAGCTTCGCTCCTTGTTTCCTCACATGGAACTCCAT ATTCTTGAGAGGGCACTGCAAGAACATGGTAATGATTTGGATGCTGCCATCAAGAGCCTGGATGAGCTTTGCCTAGAATCTACGGAGGGAAATTCAGGTTGTGTGGAAGAATCAGTTGTAAATGTGGAGAATG GTAGGTTGACAAATGATGGAAATGTTGGTTCTCTTGACAATCTATCGACTTCAAACCACCTTCCTGTAGGAGGTCAAGAATGGGTTGACTTGTTTGTGAGGGAGATGATGTGTGCTTCCAGTATGGATGATGCCAAAGCCCGTGCTGCAAGATTGTTAGAGATTTTAGAGGAGTCCATCAGTTCACGTGCTGGTGAGGCAACAAAAACTCTTCACAAG GAAAATCTTGTGCTGAAGGAACAAATTGAAGGACTCATGCGGGAGAATTCCATTCTCAAGCGTGCTGTGGCTATCCAACATGAACGTCAGAAAGAGTATGATGATAGGAATCTAGAGTTGCAACATTTTAAGCAATTGGTAACTCAATATCAAGAGCAGTTGAGAACACTTGAG ATGAGCAACTATGCATTGACAATGCATTTGAAGCATGCCAACCAAAGCAGCTCCATTCCTGGGCGATTCCATCCCGATGTCTTCTAG
- the LOC122301134 gene encoding uncharacterized protein LOC122301134 isoform X3 codes for MSAAVCGSKRSFFEELPPSPPVSKRILERALQEHGNDLDAAIKSLDELCLESTEGNSGCVEESVVNVENGRLTNDGNVGSLDNLSTSNHLPVGGQEWVDLFVREMMCASSMDDAKARAARLLEILEESISSRAGEATKTLHKENLVLKEQIEGLMRENSILKRAVAIQHERQKEYDDRNLELQHFKQLVTQYQEQLRTLEMSNYALTMHLKHANQSSSIPGRFHPDVF; via the exons ATGTCTGCTGCCGTGTGTGGGAGCAAGAGATCTTTTTTCGAAGAGCTACCGCCGTCGCCTCCGGTCTCCAAGAGG ATTCTTGAGAGGGCACTGCAAGAACATGGTAATGATTTGGATGCTGCCATCAAGAGCCTGGATGAGCTTTGCCTAGAATCTACGGAGGGAAATTCAGGTTGTGTGGAAGAATCAGTTGTAAATGTGGAGAATG GTAGGTTGACAAATGATGGAAATGTTGGTTCTCTTGACAATCTATCGACTTCAAACCACCTTCCTGTAGGAGGTCAAGAATGGGTTGACTTGTTTGTGAGGGAGATGATGTGTGCTTCCAGTATGGATGATGCCAAAGCCCGTGCTGCAAGATTGTTAGAGATTTTAGAGGAGTCCATCAGTTCACGTGCTGGTGAGGCAACAAAAACTCTTCACAAG GAAAATCTTGTGCTGAAGGAACAAATTGAAGGACTCATGCGGGAGAATTCCATTCTCAAGCGTGCTGTGGCTATCCAACATGAACGTCAGAAAGAGTATGATGATAGGAATCTAGAGTTGCAACATTTTAAGCAATTGGTAACTCAATATCAAGAGCAGTTGAGAACACTTGAG ATGAGCAACTATGCATTGACAATGCATTTGAAGCATGCCAACCAAAGCAGCTCCATTCCTGGGCGATTCCATCCCGATGTCTTCTAG
- the LOC122301134 gene encoding uncharacterized protein LOC122301134 isoform X2: protein MSAAVCGSKRSFFEELPPSPPVSKRVRCSSSSSPIRFSAPTLLDQLRSLFPHMELHILERALQEHGNDLDAAIKSLDELCLESTEGNSGRLTNDGNVGSLDNLSTSNHLPVGGQEWVDLFVREMMCASSMDDAKARAARLLEILEESISSRAGEATKTLHKENLVLKEQIEGLMRENSILKRAVAIQHERQKEYDDRNLELQHFKQLVTQYQEQLRTLEMSNYALTMHLKHANQSSSIPGRFHPDVF, encoded by the exons ATGTCTGCTGCCGTGTGTGGGAGCAAGAGATCTTTTTTCGAAGAGCTACCGCCGTCGCCTCCGGTCTCCAAGAGGGTTCGTTGCTCCTCCTCTTCTTCGCCGATTCGATTTTCTGCGCCAACACTCCTAGATCAGCTTCGCTCCTTGTTTCCTCACATGGAACTCCAT ATTCTTGAGAGGGCACTGCAAGAACATGGTAATGATTTGGATGCTGCCATCAAGAGCCTGGATGAGCTTTGCCTAGAATCTACGGAGGGAAATTCAG GTAGGTTGACAAATGATGGAAATGTTGGTTCTCTTGACAATCTATCGACTTCAAACCACCTTCCTGTAGGAGGTCAAGAATGGGTTGACTTGTTTGTGAGGGAGATGATGTGTGCTTCCAGTATGGATGATGCCAAAGCCCGTGCTGCAAGATTGTTAGAGATTTTAGAGGAGTCCATCAGTTCACGTGCTGGTGAGGCAACAAAAACTCTTCACAAG GAAAATCTTGTGCTGAAGGAACAAATTGAAGGACTCATGCGGGAGAATTCCATTCTCAAGCGTGCTGTGGCTATCCAACATGAACGTCAGAAAGAGTATGATGATAGGAATCTAGAGTTGCAACATTTTAAGCAATTGGTAACTCAATATCAAGAGCAGTTGAGAACACTTGAG ATGAGCAACTATGCATTGACAATGCATTTGAAGCATGCCAACCAAAGCAGCTCCATTCCTGGGCGATTCCATCCCGATGTCTTCTAG